In Streptomyces sp. NBC_01707, a genomic segment contains:
- a CDS encoding SDR family NAD(P)-dependent oxidoreductase, with product MNPAARFTNRVAVVTGAASGIGAATAARLAAEGAAVVLADIDAERGEDTAARLRKDGAKAVFVTTDVAQEEDWQRVMDAAHTFGPVNVLVSNAFTVQVLPAHEMTLASWERQLSVNLTGAFLGFKAALPDLRDHRGAVVLTSSVHAHRGIPGHPAYAASKGALLSLCGQLAVEYGPQVRVNAVLPGPILTAAWDRVPQHERESSVEETAARRFGTPEEVAAAVAFLAADEASYITGSSLLVDGGWSVVKASA from the coding sequence ATGAACCCAGCGGCCCGCTTCACCAACCGTGTTGCCGTAGTCACCGGCGCCGCCTCGGGCATCGGGGCGGCCACCGCGGCGCGCCTCGCCGCCGAGGGCGCGGCCGTCGTCCTCGCGGACATCGACGCCGAACGCGGCGAGGACACGGCGGCGCGGCTCCGCAAGGACGGCGCGAAGGCCGTCTTCGTCACCACCGACGTCGCGCAGGAGGAGGACTGGCAACGGGTGATGGACGCCGCCCACACCTTCGGGCCCGTCAACGTCCTGGTCAGCAACGCCTTTACGGTCCAGGTGCTGCCCGCCCACGAGATGACGCTCGCCTCCTGGGAACGGCAGCTGTCCGTCAACCTCACGGGGGCCTTCCTCGGCTTCAAGGCGGCGCTGCCCGATCTGCGCGACCACCGGGGAGCCGTGGTGCTCACCTCCTCCGTGCACGCGCACCGCGGCATCCCGGGCCACCCGGCGTACGCGGCGAGCAAGGGCGCCCTGCTCTCGCTGTGCGGACAGCTCGCGGTCGAGTACGGCCCGCAGGTACGGGTCAACGCCGTGCTGCCGGGGCCCATCCTCACCGCCGCGTGGGACAGGGTGCCGCAGCACGAACGTGAGTCGAGCGTCGAGGAGACCGCGGCCCGGCGCTTCGGCACCCCCGAGGAGGTCGCGGCAGCCGTGGCCTTCCTCGCCGCCGACGAAGCCTCGTACATCACCGGATCGAGCCTGCTCGTGGACGGCGGCTGGAGCGTCGTCAAAGCGTCCGCCTGA
- a CDS encoding carbohydrate ABC transporter permease — MTATHVSETVKDRSEPAPVPTPAAGRPFARGRAWRTTGFHVSAGLLSALWLLPIVLVLVTSTRTFDDIAAHGVGSWPHSFTFDGFRQAWVDGGQQQALINSVLVSVPTVLLSLGLASMAAFALSRYDLPLRRVLLLLMLGGNLLPPQILLIPVSKLSEMLGIYDQLYALIGVQVGFGVGFYVFVLHGFMRSIPGEIQQAAVIDGASPWQIYWRIILPLARPALAALSALSFTWIFNDLLWAITVLRTDTQMPITASLIGLQGQYVSMWNVIAAGSVIAAAPTVAVFLRFQRHFVAGLNLGAVK, encoded by the coding sequence ATGACCGCGACCCACGTCTCCGAAACCGTGAAGGACCGATCGGAGCCGGCCCCCGTGCCGACGCCGGCGGCCGGCCGGCCGTTCGCCCGCGGCCGCGCCTGGCGCACCACCGGTTTCCACGTCTCGGCGGGCCTGCTGTCCGCTCTGTGGCTGCTGCCGATCGTCCTCGTCCTGGTCACCAGCACCCGCACCTTTGACGACATCGCCGCGCACGGGGTGGGCAGTTGGCCGCACTCCTTCACCTTCGACGGCTTCCGTCAGGCGTGGGTGGACGGAGGCCAGCAGCAGGCCCTCATCAACAGCGTGCTGGTCTCCGTCCCCACCGTGCTGCTCTCGCTGGGCCTGGCCTCCATGGCGGCGTTCGCACTCAGCCGCTACGACCTGCCGCTGCGCCGCGTCCTGCTGCTCCTGATGCTCGGCGGCAACCTGCTGCCCCCGCAGATCCTGCTGATCCCCGTCTCCAAACTCAGCGAGATGCTCGGCATCTACGACCAGTTGTACGCGCTGATCGGGGTGCAGGTCGGCTTCGGCGTCGGCTTCTACGTCTTCGTCCTGCACGGCTTCATGCGGTCGATCCCCGGAGAGATCCAGCAGGCCGCGGTCATCGACGGCGCGAGTCCCTGGCAGATCTACTGGCGGATCATCCTGCCGCTGGCACGCCCGGCGCTCGCCGCGCTGAGCGCCCTGTCGTTCACCTGGATCTTCAACGACCTGCTGTGGGCCATCACCGTGCTCCGTACGGACACCCAGATGCCCATCACCGCGTCCCTCATCGGGCTGCAGGGTCAGTACGTGTCCATGTGGAACGTCATCGCGGCCGGATCGGTGATCGCCGCCGCCCCGACCGTGGCCGTCTTCCTCCGCTTCCAGCGCCACTTCGTGGCCGGACTCAACCTTGGGGCCGTCAAGTGA
- a CDS encoding FadR/GntR family transcriptional regulator encodes MTPYARRGVHGQTVETLARRVLSGEIPEGATLDMAALQSELDVSLTALRESLKVLAAKGMVDARQKRGTFVRPRANWNLLDADVLRWQFSESNGTGADLALLRNLGEVRGIIEPAAVRLAATRRTEADLEALEAALAAMGEESSASHAVESDLAFHRALLAATHNELLERMEMVIESGLAQRDQIVHSAPHSEDPVPSHRAVLDAVRDRDPDAAEHAMRALLDQAMRDLDKVSGPHGAESADGSAEAKDGQAK; translated from the coding sequence ATGACGCCATACGCGCGCCGCGGAGTGCACGGCCAGACCGTGGAGACCCTCGCCCGCCGGGTGCTCAGCGGCGAGATCCCCGAGGGAGCGACGCTCGACATGGCGGCCCTGCAGAGCGAACTGGACGTCAGCCTGACGGCCCTGCGCGAATCTCTGAAGGTCCTCGCGGCGAAGGGCATGGTCGACGCCCGCCAGAAGCGCGGCACCTTCGTGCGGCCGCGCGCCAACTGGAATCTGCTCGACGCCGATGTCCTGCGGTGGCAGTTCTCCGAGAGCAACGGCACCGGTGCCGACCTCGCGCTGCTGCGCAACCTCGGAGAGGTCCGCGGCATCATCGAACCGGCCGCCGTCCGGCTGGCCGCGACCCGCCGTACCGAGGCCGACCTCGAAGCGCTGGAGGCGGCACTGGCCGCCATGGGCGAGGAGAGCAGCGCGAGTCACGCCGTCGAGTCCGACCTCGCCTTCCACCGGGCGCTGCTGGCGGCCACCCACAACGAACTGCTGGAACGCATGGAGATGGTCATCGAGTCGGGCCTGGCCCAGCGCGACCAGATCGTGCACAGCGCCCCGCACAGCGAGGACCCGGTGCCCAGCCACCGGGCCGTCCTCGACGCCGTACGGGACCGGGATCCGGACGCCGCCGAGCACGCCATGCGCGCCCTGCTCGACCAGGCGATGCGGGACCTGGACAAGGTCAGCGGCCCGCACGGGGCCGAGAGCGCGGACGGCTCCGCCGAAGCGAAGGACGGCCAGGCAAAGTGA
- a CDS encoding ABC transporter substrate-binding protein, producing the protein MTAFNATRRKFIVGAGAVGAGTLLSGCVTQSPSATGGKSGGPVTLQSNLSSPQAKTAMKAITAAFDKRGDAKAQLNTVASETFRTQLPTYLTSATPPDVYTWYPGSVAESYAKKDLLLDISDIWEKPELAGYSDALKKLSTSASSGKKVFVPTSYYWWGMFYRKSNFAKWGVQEPKSWDEFLDLCDKLKSKGVAPIGLGAGGDTPWVASAWFDYLNIRVNGATYHRELLAGKHRFDDPEVRKVFDRWDEARPFFDPNGTAIPFQDATTALLQGRTGMMLIGTFFADAAPKDALGDLDFFQFPIIDPKIPVAEEAPTDGYFASARTKRIDGVKELLRYLATAESQEMYLKSSSGTTLPTHPDAKDSGTPLVLKGRKLIEGAADLTQFFNRDSSDALQPTADTALVHYLAKPKQIGSILTTWQRGAQKIWSQ; encoded by the coding sequence ATGACCGCCTTCAACGCCACCCGCCGCAAATTCATCGTAGGAGCAGGCGCCGTCGGCGCCGGCACGCTCCTCAGCGGCTGCGTCACCCAGAGTCCGTCCGCCACCGGAGGAAAGTCCGGTGGCCCGGTGACCCTGCAGTCCAACCTCTCCTCCCCGCAGGCCAAGACGGCCATGAAGGCGATCACCGCCGCATTCGACAAGCGCGGGGACGCCAAGGCGCAGCTCAACACCGTCGCCTCGGAGACCTTCCGCACCCAGCTGCCGACCTACCTCACCTCGGCCACCCCGCCGGACGTCTACACCTGGTACCCCGGGTCGGTCGCCGAATCGTATGCCAAGAAGGATCTCCTCCTCGACATCAGCGACATCTGGGAGAAGCCGGAGCTCGCCGGCTACTCCGACGCGCTGAAGAAGCTGTCCACCTCCGCCTCCAGCGGCAAGAAGGTCTTCGTACCCACCAGCTACTACTGGTGGGGCATGTTCTACCGGAAGTCCAACTTCGCCAAGTGGGGCGTGCAGGAGCCCAAGAGCTGGGACGAGTTCCTCGACCTGTGCGACAAGCTCAAGAGCAAGGGCGTAGCCCCGATCGGGCTCGGCGCCGGCGGCGACACCCCGTGGGTGGCCTCCGCATGGTTCGACTACCTCAACATCCGCGTCAACGGCGCGACGTACCACCGCGAACTTCTCGCGGGCAAGCACCGTTTCGACGACCCCGAGGTCCGGAAGGTCTTCGACCGCTGGGACGAGGCCCGCCCCTTCTTCGACCCCAACGGCACGGCGATCCCCTTCCAGGACGCCACCACCGCGCTGCTCCAGGGCCGCACGGGCATGATGCTGATCGGCACCTTCTTCGCCGACGCCGCACCCAAGGACGCCCTCGGCGACCTGGACTTCTTCCAGTTCCCCATCATCGACCCGAAGATCCCGGTGGCCGAGGAGGCTCCCACCGACGGCTACTTCGCCAGTGCCCGCACCAAGCGCATCGACGGCGTCAAGGAACTCCTGCGCTACCTGGCCACCGCCGAGTCCCAGGAGATGTACCTCAAGAGCTCCTCGGGCACCACGCTGCCGACCCACCCCGACGCCAAGGACAGCGGCACGCCCCTGGTGCTCAAGGGCCGCAAGCTCATCGAGGGCGCCGCCGACCTCACCCAGTTCTTCAACCGCGACTCCAGCGACGCCCTCCAGCCGACCGCCGACACGGCGCTGGTCCACTACCTGGCCAAGCCCAAGCAGATCGGCTCCATCCTCACCACCTGGCAGCGCGGCGCCCAGAAGATCTGGAGCCAGTGA
- a CDS encoding alpha-galactosidase, whose protein sequence is MTGHEQWLLRTDTTTYAVTLGGDGRWAELAAWGPQGVEQGPSPMDWSRRTHFITPADAAPAEYIPYGLRPFTGADLIAQLPGGDRGSWWRFTGATADGDRALRLDFTDEVLGLRTTLCYETVPGTDVILRWTELTCIGDRELRVERFDSAAVNVPAQGGARLTYLAGQWSQEFQLKQLELERGRFEMESTQGAAGHAYAPWLAVQDAAAPAEGATPTYGIALEWSGNWRISADAEPGGSVRVRAGRVPHEGAVRLAPGATLTTPRLACAFSADGLDGLARVWHRYERRLTGDRMDRPRKVLYNSWEATGFDVDAAAQLELAKAAADLGAELFVVDDGWFTGRHDDTGGLGDWEPDPAGFPDGFDRFVDEVRALGMDFGLWVEPEGISPRSKLYAEHPEWVYRLDGRPATLVRNQLLLDLGRTDVQDFVIATLDRLLGDHAISYLKWDMNRPPTERGRPSGDDPEHLDLDAAHVAGYLRVLDHLRTAHPHVTVEGCAGGGARVEHATLARTDVVWPSDNTAPLDRLRIQYGYLHAHAPHTMSSWVTDAPGVFDPRPRSLAFRFVNSVAGVLGIGADIREWTPEQRAEATGWIDRYKDVRDVVHHGEVHLLGSPADPTCGIQYEEPGGGRLVVTAWSTGALDGAPLVPGRAARLRLRGLAPDAVYTDQDSGTRYSGTHLLHSGLPFAWTAGHDAELVVLVRQ, encoded by the coding sequence GTGACCGGGCACGAGCAGTGGTTGCTGCGCACCGACACGACCACCTATGCCGTCACCCTCGGCGGGGACGGCCGCTGGGCCGAACTTGCCGCGTGGGGGCCGCAGGGCGTGGAACAAGGTCCGTCGCCGATGGACTGGTCGCGGCGCACTCACTTCATCACCCCGGCCGATGCGGCGCCCGCCGAGTACATCCCGTACGGGCTGCGGCCGTTCACCGGAGCAGACCTGATCGCCCAGCTCCCCGGCGGCGACCGCGGCAGTTGGTGGCGGTTCACCGGTGCCACTGCGGACGGTGACCGAGCGCTGCGCCTGGACTTCACCGACGAGGTCCTCGGTCTGCGCACGACGCTGTGCTACGAGACGGTCCCCGGCACCGATGTCATCCTGCGCTGGACGGAGCTGACCTGCATCGGCGACCGGGAACTGCGCGTCGAGCGCTTCGACTCCGCCGCCGTCAACGTGCCCGCCCAAGGCGGCGCCCGGCTGACCTACCTGGCCGGCCAGTGGTCGCAGGAGTTCCAGCTGAAGCAGCTGGAACTGGAGCGCGGCCGCTTCGAGATGGAGAGCACCCAGGGCGCCGCCGGTCACGCGTACGCCCCCTGGCTCGCGGTCCAGGACGCTGCCGCCCCGGCCGAGGGCGCCACCCCCACCTACGGCATCGCCCTGGAGTGGTCCGGGAACTGGCGGATCAGCGCCGACGCCGAACCCGGCGGTTCGGTGCGGGTCCGCGCCGGCCGGGTGCCGCACGAGGGCGCCGTCCGCCTCGCTCCTGGCGCCACCCTCACCACGCCCCGGCTGGCCTGTGCCTTCAGCGCGGACGGCCTCGACGGGCTGGCCCGTGTGTGGCACCGCTACGAGCGTCGGCTGACCGGCGACCGTATGGACCGGCCCCGCAAGGTGCTCTACAACTCCTGGGAAGCGACCGGCTTCGACGTCGACGCCGCAGCGCAACTGGAGCTAGCCAAGGCCGCCGCGGACCTCGGCGCCGAACTGTTCGTCGTCGATGACGGCTGGTTCACCGGACGCCACGACGACACCGGCGGCCTCGGTGACTGGGAGCCGGACCCGGCCGGATTCCCCGACGGTTTCGACCGGTTCGTCGACGAGGTCCGCGCGCTCGGCATGGACTTCGGCCTGTGGGTCGAACCCGAGGGGATCAGCCCCCGATCCAAGCTGTACGCCGAGCACCCCGAGTGGGTCTACCGTCTCGACGGCCGCCCCGCCACGCTCGTACGCAATCAACTCCTGCTCGACCTCGGCCGCACGGACGTGCAGGACTTCGTCATCGCCACCCTCGACCGGCTCCTCGGCGACCACGCCATCAGCTACCTGAAGTGGGACATGAACCGGCCACCCACCGAGCGCGGCCGCCCCTCGGGCGACGATCCGGAACACCTGGATCTGGACGCCGCTCACGTGGCCGGCTACCTGCGGGTCCTGGACCACCTGCGTACCGCCCACCCACACGTCACCGTGGAGGGCTGCGCCGGCGGCGGCGCCCGTGTCGAGCACGCCACCCTCGCCCGCACCGACGTCGTATGGCCCAGCGACAACACCGCGCCGCTGGACCGGCTGCGTATCCAGTACGGCTACCTCCATGCCCATGCCCCGCACACCATGAGCTCCTGGGTCACCGACGCCCCCGGCGTATTCGACCCGCGGCCCCGCTCGCTCGCCTTCCGGTTCGTCAACTCCGTCGCCGGCGTGCTGGGCATCGGCGCCGACATCCGCGAGTGGACCCCGGAGCAGCGCGCGGAGGCGACCGGGTGGATCGACCGCTACAAGGACGTCCGCGACGTCGTCCACCACGGCGAGGTCCACCTGTTGGGCAGCCCGGCCGACCCCACCTGCGGCATCCAGTACGAGGAACCCGGTGGCGGACGCCTGGTGGTGACGGCCTGGAGCACCGGGGCCCTGGACGGCGCGCCCCTGGTGCCCGGCAGGGCTGCCCGGCTGCGGCTGCGCGGCCTGGCGCCGGACGCGGTCTACACGGACCAGGACTCCGGCACCCGCTACAGCGGCACCCATCTGCTCCACTCCGGACTGCCGTTCGCCTGGACCGCCGGGCACGACGCGGAACTGGTCGTCCTGGTCCGGCAGTGA
- a CDS encoding carbohydrate ABC transporter permease produces the protein MALIGSARRSRATRVPPVVLAFVLLPLLAEAFWVFWPAMQGFYLSLTSWDGLSAPTFVGLGNFSEMVHDSVFRTAAWNTVLWLVLFGGLSAALGLGAALLLQQERRGVGFYRAALFLPVVFSLVATALVWQAMYQPDGLINNVLSAVGLGNWRHAWLADQDTAFYAVIVPALWRQVGYVMVLYLAGLKGIDPALYEAAKVDGASRLQQFRHITLPQLKSVNAVVLSVIVIDSLRSFDVVWALTRGGPYHSSELLSTYMYSTAFQSLRLGYGSALAVVIFVLAFGVIASYLVRAFREAD, from the coding sequence ATGGCGCTGATCGGCTCCGCACGACGGTCCAGGGCCACGCGGGTGCCCCCGGTGGTCCTGGCCTTCGTCCTCCTGCCGCTGCTCGCCGAGGCCTTCTGGGTCTTCTGGCCCGCCATGCAGGGCTTCTACCTCTCGTTGACCTCGTGGGACGGCCTGTCGGCGCCGACCTTCGTCGGACTCGGCAACTTCAGCGAGATGGTGCACGATTCGGTCTTCCGCACCGCCGCCTGGAACACGGTGCTGTGGTTGGTGCTCTTCGGCGGGCTGTCCGCCGCCCTCGGACTCGGTGCCGCGCTGCTGCTCCAGCAGGAGCGGCGCGGCGTCGGGTTCTACCGGGCGGCGCTGTTCCTGCCGGTGGTCTTCTCGCTGGTCGCCACCGCGTTGGTGTGGCAGGCCATGTACCAGCCGGACGGCCTGATCAACAATGTGCTGTCGGCCGTCGGCCTCGGGAACTGGCGGCACGCCTGGCTGGCCGACCAGGACACCGCCTTCTACGCGGTGATCGTGCCCGCGCTGTGGCGCCAGGTCGGTTACGTCATGGTGCTCTACCTCGCCGGCCTCAAGGGCATCGACCCCGCACTGTACGAGGCGGCCAAGGTCGACGGCGCGAGCCGGCTGCAGCAGTTCCGGCACATCACGCTGCCGCAGCTCAAGAGCGTCAACGCGGTCGTCCTGTCGGTCATCGTCATCGACTCGCTGCGGTCGTTCGACGTCGTGTGGGCGCTCACCCGTGGCGGCCCGTACCACTCCTCCGAACTGCTGAGCACCTACATGTACTCCACCGCGTTCCAGTCCCTGCGGCTGGGCTACGGCTCCGCGCTCGCCGTCGTCATCTTCGTGCTGGCCTTCGGTGTCATCGCCAGCTACCTCGTGCGCGCCTTCCGGGAGGCCGACTGA